A region of the Microbulbifer pacificus genome:
TTGGCTCGGCAGCGATTCTCGGATGGGGAGTGTCAGAAGCCCGCTGGAATTTGCTGAAAGCCTGTTAACCGGCGCCAGAATCGTAACGATTCGGCGCCACGGCATCAATTGTTAGTGACCGTTAACAACGGGAATGTGACAAAAGTCACGTGTAACACGGGTATTTACGAGGCCCGCTTGGTGTTGGTGATCAGGGTGCCGACGCCGCTGTCGGTGAAGATCTCCAGCAGCACTGCGTGGGGAACGCGGCCGTCGATGATGTGCGCGGAGGTCACGCCGCCTTTCACCGCGTCGAGCGCACAGGCGATCTTCGGCAGCATGCCACCGTAGATGGTGCCGTCGGCAATCAGGCCGTCCACTTCCAGGGTGGAGAGTCCGGTGAGCACCTTGCCTTCCTTGTTCTGCAGGCCTGCCACGTTGGTGAGCAGCATCAGTTTTTCCGCCTTCAGGTACTCGGCGATCTTACCCGCCACCAGGTCGGCGTTGATGTTGTAGGACTCGCCCTCTCTACCCACACCGATGGGGGCAATCACCGGGATGAAATCGCTGTTGATCAGCATCTCGATCACGTCAGTGTTCACGCTCTCCACTTCGCCCACGTGGCCGATGTCGATGATTTCGGAGGCGTGCAGGCCGGCGCTCTCTTCCTGGCGGCGCAGTTTTTTGGCGCGGATCAGCAGCCCGTCCTTGCCGGTTACGCCCACGGCGCGGCCGCCGTTTTTGTTGATCAGGTTGACGATCTGCTTGTTCACGGTGCCGCCCAGCACCATTTCCACCACATCCATGGTCTGGCTGTCGGTAACGCGCATGCCATCCACGAAGCGGGATTCGATACTGAGTTTGTTCAGCAGGTCGCCGATCTGCGGGCCGCCGCCGTGCACCACCACCGGATTCATGCCCACCAGTTTCATCAGGATCACATCGCGGGCGAAGCTGTTCTGCAGCTCCTCGTCCACCATGGCGTTGCCGCCGAACTTGACCACCACGGTCTTGCCGATAAAGCGCTGGATATAGGGCAGCGCTTCATTGAGTACCTGTGCGACGCGCAGGGCGGATTTCTGATCCAGTGACATAGCGTTTTCCTTACTGCATGAGCGGGAGGTTCAGCCCTGGTGCTGCCCTAGGCACCTTTGAAGGTACCTAGGGCAGCACCAGGGCGGGATCGAGTTTGTGGAGTTGTTCGGCGACCAGTGCGCGGATACGCGCGAGCGCGGCCTCGTCGTCGGCCTCAAAGCGCAGGGTCAGCGCGGCGGTGGTGTTGGAGGCGCGCACCAGGCCCCAGCCGTCGGCGAATTCTATGCGCAGACCGTCGATGGTGTTGAGGTCCGCGTTGTCGAATCTGGCTTCTTTGCGCAGGCGGTCAATGAGCGCAAATTTAGCACTTTCCGCGACCGGCAGCAGGATTTCCGGCGTGTTGACCATCTGCGGCAGGGAATCGAGCAGCTCGTCCAGGCTCTGCTCGCGCAGCGCCATGATCTCGAGGATACGCGCGGCGGCGTAGATACCGTCATCAAACCCGTACCAGCGGTCCTTGATGAAGATGTGCCCGGAGAGCTCGCCGCCGAGCAGCGCACCGGTTTCCAGTATCTTGGTCTTCATCGGCGCGTGGCCGGTTTTCCACATTACCGGGCGGCCGCCGTACTGGGACACGAGGTTGGCGAGGGCGCGGGAGCTCTTCACGTCGAACACGATATCCGAGCCAGGATTGCGTGCGAGAATGTCCCGTGCCAGCAGCATCACCAGCTGGTCTGCCCACACGATGCGGCCGCTGCCGGTGACCAGGGTAACCCGGTCGCCGTCTCCATCGAGGGCGATGCCGAGGTCGGCACCCTCGCCTTTCACCACCTGGATCAGATCCCGCAGGTTTTCCGGGCGGGAAGGGTCCGGTGGGTGGTTGGGGAAGTCGCCATCCACTTCGCAGTAGAGGGTTTCCACCAGGCAACCCAGCTGTTCGAACAGTTCCGGCGCCAGCTCCGAGGTGGCGCCGTTGCCGGCGTCGATAACGATATGGGGTTGGCCGGCAAGCGCCACGTCGTTGAAGATCTCATCGATGTACAGGCCGTTTACGTCCTGGAAGTTGTGGCTGCCCTGACCACCGGCAAACTGACCGGAAAGCATCAGCTGGCGCAGTGCCTGCAGTTTTTCCTCCGCCAGCGGGCGGCCGTTCATCACGATCTTGAAGCCGTTGTACTCCGCCGGGTTGTGGCTTGCGGTCACCATCACGCCGCTGCTGGCGTTCTTGCTGCGGGCGCAGGCAAAGTAGAGCAGCGGTGACGGCACCAGGCCGAGATCCACAGTGTCGCAGCCGCTTTCCAGAATTCCCTCGATCAGGCAATCGCGCAGCAGTTCACTGCTGTTACGCCCGTCGCGGGCCACCAACAGCACGCTTTCACCGGATTGCAGCGCAATGCTGCCCAGCGCCCTCCCCAGTTGGTAGGCGAAGGGTTCGTTGATCTCGTCACCGGCGATACCGCGGATATCGTAGGCGCGGAATACGTGGGCGGGGATCTCTGTGCTCGGGGTGCGCATCAGCTCGCCGTGATCCGGCTTCTTCGGTGCAGCCGGTGCCGGTGCTGGGGCTGCGGCCACCGCGGTGCTGATATTTTCCCTGGAAACCGGCGCTTGCTGCAGGTCTTCCTTGCGCAGGCCTTTCCGGGCCGATGCGCGATTGCCGCGCGCGGATTTCTCCCACGGCGCCGCACTGCCTTCGGCGGGCATCAGTTTCCACAATCCGAACAGGCTACCCAGCAGGCCCAGCAATGCCAGCGCGTAA
Encoded here:
- the argB gene encoding acetylglutamate kinase — translated: MSLDQKSALRVAQVLNEALPYIQRFIGKTVVVKFGGNAMVDEELQNSFARDVILMKLVGMNPVVVHGGGPQIGDLLNKLSIESRFVDGMRVTDSQTMDVVEMVLGGTVNKQIVNLINKNGGRAVGVTGKDGLLIRAKKLRRQEESAGLHASEIIDIGHVGEVESVNTDVIEMLINSDFIPVIAPIGVGREGESYNINADLVAGKIAEYLKAEKLMLLTNVAGLQNKEGKVLTGLSTLEVDGLIADGTIYGGMLPKIACALDAVKGGVTSAHIIDGRVPHAVLLEIFTDSGVGTLITNTKRAS
- a CDS encoding phosphomannomutase/phosphoglucomutase, translated to MASIIQSAKKPLWHSGLTLPALLVAAVWLGGSHLLMTKVVEGHNADSVYRAAQQVADGHALQLQQFFAQRQQQLRGLELQRKSSISTGAAELSQASLQFFTPDQLQVGAGQPPLNFALVDLLKRSRDEGEQKPEFLRDSQNRWQLYSARAEADGALLVSQPFGVFERALSQLDQSAGGIQINQQFPDGPARPLWNSPRQASDTQAGGTRAASAAVPGTYLQVAFSPSPAFAADHSISAALIYALALLGLLGSLFGLWKLMPAEGSAAPWEKSARGNRASARKGLRKEDLQQAPVSRENISTAVAAAPAPAPAAPKKPDHGELMRTPSTEIPAHVFRAYDIRGIAGDEINEPFAYQLGRALGSIALQSGESVLLVARDGRNSSELLRDCLIEGILESGCDTVDLGLVPSPLLYFACARSKNASSGVMVTASHNPAEYNGFKIVMNGRPLAEEKLQALRQLMLSGQFAGGQGSHNFQDVNGLYIDEIFNDVALAGQPHIVIDAGNGATSELAPELFEQLGCLVETLYCEVDGDFPNHPPDPSRPENLRDLIQVVKGEGADLGIALDGDGDRVTLVTGSGRIVWADQLVMLLARDILARNPGSDIVFDVKSSRALANLVSQYGGRPVMWKTGHAPMKTKILETGALLGGELSGHIFIKDRWYGFDDGIYAAARILEIMALREQSLDELLDSLPQMVNTPEILLPVAESAKFALIDRLRKEARFDNADLNTIDGLRIEFADGWGLVRASNTTAALTLRFEADDEAALARIRALVAEQLHKLDPALVLP